In Aegilops tauschii subsp. strangulata cultivar AL8/78 chromosome 3, Aet v6.0, whole genome shotgun sequence, one genomic interval encodes:
- the LOC109742665 gene encoding uncharacterized protein: protein MGRHKFRLSDMIPNAWFFKLRDMRGAARGGGGGAGSPGGASRAGRAGRAPSTPHRASYYYTPRAGDTVGSPLHPPRASDAQFPPLPLSPPRRSSKRRHRRRSVKLAPSLSGSSVVSSPVSTGCRCRRKPELVVVQAPDTPPCRLDKFVGYDNDGDSADSGEALKKPTVAVLGDGGLGGKLITSATDIIIDLRTKKRPDKVLLPPIVTRPKPARRTPEELLDLEDKHIDTLARAAQRATTPFSDEQSKAAKPRRSVSSSARRLRTRGNTPRVASCKKSKPPAPAPAPSPAREKTPPLAESFAVVKSSRDPRRDFRESMEEMIAENGICTAADLEDLLACYLSLNAAEYHDLIVDVFEHIWAGLADISM, encoded by the coding sequence ATGGGGAGGCACAAGTTCCGGCTGTCCGACATGATCCCCAACGCGTGGTTCTTCAAGCTGCGCGACATGCGCGGGGCCGCccggggcgggggcgggggcgccGGCAGCCCCGGCGGGGCGTCGCGGGCGGGCAGGGCCGGCCGGGCGCCAAGCACGCCGCACCGGGCGTCCTACTACTACACGCCGCGGGCCGGGGACACCGTGGGGTCCCCGCTCCACCCTCCCAGGGCCTCGGACGCGCAGTTCCCGCCGCTGCCGCTCTCGCCGCCGCGCCGGTCGTCCAAGCGGCGCCACCGGAGGCGCTCCGTCAAGCTGGCGCCGTCGCTCAGCGGCAGCAGCGTCGTCTCCTCGCCGGTCTCCACCGGGTGCCGCTGCAGGCGCAAGCCCGAGCTCGTCGTGGTCCAGGCGCCCGACACCCCGCCGTGCcgcctcgacaagttcgtcggcTACGACAATGACGGCGACTCGGCCGACTCGGGCGAGGCGCTCAAGAAGCCGACGGTCGCCGTGCTTGGCGACGGCGGGCTCGGCGGCAAGCTGATCACCTCCGCCACGGACATCATCATCGACCTGCGGACCAAGAAGAGGCCCGACAAGGTGCTGCTCCCGCCGATCGTGACCAGGCCGAAGCCGGCGCGGAGGACGCCCGAGGAGCTCCTCGATCTCGAGGACAAGCACATCGACACCCTCGCGCGCGCGGCCCAACGAGCCACCACGCCTTTCTCGGACGAACAAAGCAAGGCCGCCAAACCGAGGCGGTCCGTGTCATCGTCGGCGCGCCGGCTCAGGACGCGCGGGAACACGCCCCGCGTGGCGTCGTGCAAAAAGTCCAagcctcccgcgccggcgcccgCGCCATCGCCAGCGCGGGAGAAGACGCCGCCTCTGGCGGAGAGCTTCGCGGTGGTGAAGAGCTCGCGGGACCCGAGGCGGGACTTCCGCGAGTCCATGGAGGAGATGATCGCGGAGAACGGCATCTGCACCGCCGCCGACCTGGAGGACCTGCTGGCGTGCTACCTCTCCCTCAACGCCGCCGAGTACCACGACCTCATCGTCGACGTGTTCGAGCATATCTGGGCCGGCCTCGCGGACATCAGCATGTAG